The nucleotide window TCCGTCGATATACACTGAAGTGCGAGAGTAGCCACTTTATGAGCTCCTCCTGTCGAATACTGCCCTTCAAGACGGGAGTCCAAGACGCGGAAGATTTTCCGCCTGTGGACCAGGAAGGGCCTGGCCCACTCTACCAGATTGTGCTCCCCAGAAGGCCGGTTCTTGTCAACAGTGCGGCGGCCAGACAGCATTTCTAGAAGGACGACTCCGAAGCTATATACGTCACTCTTGGTGGTTAGATGACCTTCAAAACCAATGTTGCTGTTTGATTAGGTGGGGACTCTTCTCGCTAGTTGTAAGAGAAATCGAGAACGCATATACAAACATTGATTACTCGAGCAATTGTGAAATGTAAGCAAAATAAAAGCATTAACATAACAAATGATGGTACTTGAGCAATCGTGAAATGTAAGCAAAATAAAAGCATGAGTGGGGTATTTGCAGATATTGCTGTTTCATGTCCACCTGGAATCAGGAGCATTTCAGCCAGTTTTGCAGCCTTTTTCAAGGTGGAGGAAACATGATAACCGGAAACTTTCATTTCGCTTCCCGCTTAAAAagagttttcatttcatccccCTTTGAAGTGAAATGGATAGGACAATCCCATCTGATTAACTCAGCAGATACCCTACATGCAAACAGACCATAAGCTTGCAAGGTGTTTCTGTTCTGGGTACTACATCAGCTCCAAACATCAACAATCTGCTCTACTTTTATCATAAGAACACGCATATGGGTCTCCAGATATCAATCCATGATTCAATAATGCTACGTGGGAAGTTGCTGATCAGAATGGAAGGATAAAGGAGATTGCAAGACACAGACATGGACTGGAGTGTGTTTGCAAGAAATTACATATGGAAATGCAAATGAAGGCATACAGGGACTGCCCACTCTAAAAAATACCTGTTGCAAGATACTCAGGAGCTGCATATCCGTAGGTTCCCATGACCCTAGTAGAGACATGGCTTTTATCACCTGTTGGAGCGTCCTTTGCCAGACCAAAATCAGAAAGCTTGGCATTATAATTCtgcaattaaaaaaatgaaaagaaaaagagatgagaTTATGAAAACTGAAATGACTGAATAAATCTTTCAGAGGCTAGAGAATCAATGGTGTAAGATAAATTATCAATTTGAGAATAATACTCCAGTAGAAAGACAAACGGTAAACGACTTGTAGGTCACGTACTGAGTCCAGCAGCACGTTAGATGTCTTAAAATCCCGGTATATTACTTTTGTTTCTGCATTGTGGAGAAATGCAAGCCCCTTGGCAGCCCCAAGAGCAACCTTCATGCGAAGGTTCCAAGAAAGGGGCTGGAAATAAGTACCTCCTGCATCAACATGTCAACTACGGCATAAGAACTAAaaaacaacacacacacacacacatgaattAATCTGGACATGCATCTAAAAATCAGATGTTGGCGGAGAATATTGAAGAACTTACTCCTAAAGAGATGATTTTCCAAACTCCCACGTGGCATGAACTCATATACGAGCAGCCGTTGCTCATCTTCGAAGCAGTAGCCAATCAAGTTCACAAGATTAGGATGGTGTAGCTGCCCCAGATAATTGACTTCTGCCTACAAATTCAAAGATACCACAGAAATTAAGCAATCTCGACATCTGAAATGCCTGT belongs to Magnolia sinica isolate HGM2019 chromosome 8, MsV1, whole genome shotgun sequence and includes:
- the LOC131252887 gene encoding receptor-like cytoplasmic kinase 176; this translates as MGICLSARIKAESPFHSVSSSGATSKYVSKDGTNLSSSSSKVSSASVPATPRSEGEILQSSNLKSFTFSELKSATRNFRPDSVLGEGGFGSVFKGWIDENSFAATRPGTGVVIAVKRLNQDGYQGHKEWLAEVNYLGQLHHPNLVNLIGYCFEDEQRLLVYEFMPRGSLENHLFRRGTYFQPLSWNLRMKVALGAAKGLAFLHNAETKVIYRDFKTSNVLLDSNYNAKLSDFGLAKDAPTGDKSHVSTRVMGTYGYAAPEYLATGHLTTKSDVYSFGVVLLEMLSGRRTVDKNRPSGEHNLVEWARPFLVHRRKIFRVLDSRLEGQYSTGGAHKVATLALQCISTEAKFRPNMDDVVATLEQLQDAKDMMRSPRSEPDTNSHNRSSSSSSSSGHRSRRRSSDEATDTRVSYPRPSASPLYA